TCGCGGGCATCGGATCGCTCCGGCGTGGCGGTGATTCCAAGTCGGAATGGGGCAATGCACCCCAGGGCAATTTGGCTGTAACTGTCGCTGGGCAGATGGTGCGCTTCATCGAACACGAGCAGGCCAAAGCGATTGCCGATGCGATCGAAATGAATAAATGCGGAATCGTAGGTGGTGACGGTGATCTCGCGGATTTCGTGGGAACCGCCGCCCATGGCACCGATTTCCACGCCGAAAACTCGGGATAAATCTTCGTGCCATTGATGCAGCAAATCGATGGTGGGCGTGACGATCAGGCTCGGTCTGCCGACGCGCTGAATCGCCACCATGGCCGTGAAGGTTTTGCCCGATCCGGTGGGCAAAACCACCACCCCACAGCCGCCGTGATTCCACCACTCCTCGATCGCCTCGGCTTGATAATCGCGCGGGGTTCGATCGCTGGTCAATTTCCAGGGGGTGGGTTGATATTGGCGGGCCTGATCGGTGTACGCGCGCTTTTGCGCACGCAGTTGCTCGACAATCCGCCGATAAAATTTGGCCTCCGCCCGATGCGCGGAGGTTCGCGGATCGTAGCGAACTCCCGGCAGTGCGAGTAGTTCATCGGCATGCGGGCCGGTGAGAAGCAATGTCCCGCCATCGAACGCAAGCGTAATCGGGAGGGCATCCATGGCTCACCTCATTCGCGTTTCGGTTAGCGATACGGGGGCAACATCCGCCGCAGGATATGCAGCAACACGATGCCCAAAAATCCCAGATTTCGCAGCAGCACCGCCGCCAGGGCGACTTCGGGCACGGGTGGGGCGCTGGTGCGGCCCAGGCGTTGCATCCATTGTACCGATCGCGGCCATTCCATCAGCCCCGAACGCCAGGATTCTGGAATTCCGTCCACCCCGACGCCGGCCCCGATGATGCCGCCCAGAATCGCGGCAGTGGTATCGGCATCGCCCCCACAGCGGATGATTTCGGGGATCGCCTGGGCAAAATCGCGTGGGAATCGCAGCCAGACTTGAATGACGACGGGGACCGTATGCAGGACGTAGCCGCTGACGCCGCGAGCGCAGCCCAACGATTCAGCGAATGTCGGCGCGGATTCGCCAGCGGCGGCGCTTTGCACGGCGTGTTCGATTGTTGGGAGGAATTTCCAAGCGGCGGGATCGACGGCCATTCGTCGCAATTCTGCCAGAAACGCTTCGCCCGATGGCAGTTGTGGCGAATCGCCATTGGGGGAAACGGTCCCGGCGGCGGACATGGCGGCCGCGAGTGCGACAGCTTGCGCGGCGATCTCGGCGAGTGGATCGGTGTGGGTCAGCCGGGAGGAGCGGGCTACCACCGCCTGCCGCTGGATCGGGTCGGGGATCATCGCCCCGATGACGGCCGCCCGCATCGCGGGGCCATTGCCCGCCGAGAAGACGCCATTTCGGCCCGGCTTCCAGCCCAGCCACAACTTGAGGATGGCCTGCAACGTGGCTTTGCCAATTCCCGCCGGGAGCGCCAGCAGCCAGAAGCGTAATCGGCGAGCGAAGTTGCGTTCGAAGGCATCGAGATTGCCCCCGGATTGCAAATAGGCTTGCACCACCATGCAGGTGTGTTCGGTATCGTCGGAGGTCATGCCGCGACCGAACCAGAATCGGTGGCGGTCGGGTGGTCCGAGCAGTTTGGCGGCGCGCTGCCAAGAGATTCCTTCGTAGGGGAGTCCCAGGGCATCGCCAACGGCGGTGCCGAGAATGGCCCCCGTCACCGCAACGGAAGCGGTGGGTGGAATGGGAGATGCGTGTGAATCCGGGACAGACATCGCACAATGCTCCGCCTTCCAGGTCGCAAGAGCCGATCCGCCCTCGGGATGGGGCGAAGACGGATCGGGATTCGTCACGATTATTTTCGCTTGGCGATGGCGCGTTGGACGGCCACACCCAAGTCCGCAGGCGTTTCGGCGACTTCGATTCCGGCCTTCTTGAGTGCCTCGATCTTGTCTTTGGCCGATCCGCTGCTCCCTTCGACGATGGCACCGGCGTGTCCCATGCGGCGTCCCGGCGGAGCGGTCACCCCGGCGATGAAGGCGGCGACGGGCTTGGTCACATGTTGGGCAACGTATTCCGCGGCGCGTTCTTCCGCCGACCCGCCGATTTCACCGATCATCAGAATGGCTTCGGTGTTGGGATCGTCTTGGAACATCTTCAGGCAGTCGATTTGGTTGGTGCCGTTGATGGGGTCACCACCGATGCCAACGCAGGTCGATTGCCCCAGGCCGAGGCTGGACAGTTGGAACACGGCCTCGTAGGTCAGCGTGCCGGAACGGCTGATCAGACCAATGGGGCCGGGCTTGTGGATGTAGCCGGGCATAATGCCGATTTTGCATTGTCCGGGGGTGATGACGCCGGGGCAGTTAGGGCCGACCAGGCGCACGCCGGGCTTGGTTTGCAGGTAGCGCTTGACCTTGGCCATGTCGAGGACGGGGATGCCTTCGGTAATGGCGATAATCAGCGAAATACCCGCATCGGCGGCTTCGATGATGGCGGCAGCGGCGGCTGGCGGCGGAACGAAGACCATGCTGGCGTTCGCGCCGGTTTCGCGGACTGCGTCGGCGACGCTGTTGAACAGGTGGAACCCGTCCTTCATGGTGCCGCCCTTACCGGGGGTGACACCGCCGACGATTTGCGTGCCGTAATCGCGGCATTGGATGCTGTGGAAAGTGCCTGCTTTGCCCATGCCCTGGCAGATCACTTTGGTATTTTTATCGACCAGAATGCTCATGATTGCCTCGTGATGCGTCGTCAGTTACTTGTGAACCCGTCGATCTGCCAGCGGGTTCCGGATTCGTCGAGAACCACCTTCAGACTGAATTTTTGCTTGCGGTCGCCATCGAACAACTCGCCTTCAATGAGGGCGGTTTTGCCTTCGACGGCATGGGTCAGCACGGAGTAGCCTTTGAAGCTCTTGTACGCACTGAGTTTGGTTTGAAGGAATGTGGCATCGTAGGGCATGCCGCGCGCTTTATCCGCCGGGGTGGGATCGCCGCCCATGGCTTGACAGAGTCGCGGGGTCATGAGCATCGGTGCCAGATTCGGGGCTGTTCCGGCCAGAACCACTTCCAAAAAGGCTTGTCCCACGAGGATGGGCTGCATCTGATCCAACGGAATCGGCTTGCCTTCCGGCATGCGGACTTCCACCGGCGAGCGATGGAACCAACGCACCTGATACGTCCCCGTCCCTTCTCGGCCAATCCAGAGCGTGAAAAACTCGGTGGTGGGGGCTTTATCGACCAGTCCGCGATACCACAGCGAGGGACTATCGGGCAGACCGACCTCGCTGATGATTCGGAACTCGACATCTTTGCCCTGCTTGGCGAGCCATTCTTGGACTTTCTCGGTGACGTAGCCCAATTTCTTTTCGCTCTCCAGAACCGGAGGCGCGATTTGGGCGAGAAAATCGGTGCGAATGGACTCCAAAGCCACTTTGTTTTCCGTGAGCTGTTTGACCAATTCGTCGGCGAAATCCTTGGCAGATTTCGGTTTTGCCGGTGCCGGGAGAGACGGCGTTTCGGGCTTGCTGACCGTGGTTGCGGGGGCAGTTGTGGCGGTGCTGGGCACGCTCGTGGAGCAGCCCGACGCCGTCAGCAACAATCCCACCATGCCACCCAGAATCGACCAGTTGCGTGCTTGCATCATGGGTCAGACCTCCGTGCGGATTCTCGGGGAACTCACGCGCCTTTGGCCGCGGCCACGACTTTTTGCGCCGCTTCGGTCAATCCTTCGGCGGTGGCGATATTCAAGCCGCTATCGGCGAGAATCTTGCGGCCCTTCTCGACGTTGGTGCCTTGCAGACGCACCACCAACGGCACATGGAAGCCGACTTCCTTGAACGCGGCGAGAATCGCTTCGGCGATGGTATCGCACTGCATGATCCCGCCGAAAATGTTCACCAGCACGGCCTTGACGTTCGGATCGCCCAGCAGAATGCGGAAGGCTTCGGTGACTTGGTCTTTGTTCGCGCCGCCGCCGACGTCCAGGAAGTTGGCCGGATCGCCGCCGTGGTACTTGATGATGTCCATGGTGCCCATGGCCAGACCGGCACCGTTGACCAGACAGCCAATGTTGCCATCCAGTTGAATGAAGCTCAGGCCGGACTTGGCCGCTCGCAATTCCGCGGGATTTTCTTCGGTGATGTCGCGCATGGCGGCAACGTCCGAGTGACGGAACAGCGCGTTGTCGTCGAAGTTCACCTTGGCATCCAGCACCAGAATCTCACCGGTCGGCGTGACCGCCAGCGGGTTGATTTCGGCCAGCGAGCAGTCCTTTTCCATGAAGACTTTCGTCAGAGCCTTCATCGTCGTGACCGCTTGATCGATTTGCGTGCCGGTGAAGCCCAGTTGTTCGGCAATCTTGCGGGCTTCGGCTTCGGGCAGGCCGGTTTCGACATCGATCACCAGTTTGAGAATCTTTTCCGGCGTCTTGTGGGCGACTTCTTCAATATCCATGCCGCCTTCGGTGGAGGCCATCAGCACCGGGCCCCCCACGGTGCGATCCAGCACCATCGCCAGGTAGTATTCTTTGGCGATATCGGCGGCTTGTTGCACGAGAATCGTGCTGACTTTTTGGCCTTCGGGGCCGGTCTGAATCGTTTGCAGCGGATACTTCAGGAATCGCTCGACCGTCGGGGCGATCTTTTCGCGGTCGGTGGTATACTTCACGCCGCCGCCGCTCCCCTCCGGTGCCCCCAGGAACGTCCCCTTGCCTCGGCCCCCGGCGTGAATTTGCGCCTTGAGCACCACGGGCTTGCCGCCCATGTCGTCGAACGCCTTCAGCGCTTCTTCCACGCTGTGAACGACGATCCCCTTGGGAACGGCTGCACCAGCGGCAGCGAACAGTTCTTTCGCCTGATACTCGTGAATCTTCATGACAATCTCGGCTCCGCGAACCGGCAAGAAACGCAACGAACGGTGTGCAGGATTTATATACCGCTGCCTCGTTCTGACCACCACCGGCCGCTGACAATCTGAAACCAATTCTCCCGCTACCGCAACGGTTTACCGAAAAAAACCAATCCCGAGCCGGAGAAATTGTCTCCGAGTCGGGATTGGGTGGGGTCGGTTTTCGGTCACGATTCGGGCATCTCCCGGATGGAGCATCGGGATTCTCCGAATTGAGAATCCGCAATCCGTGATCCGGTGACAGGTTGCGATCAGTCGCTGCGATCGCGCAAATGCAGCGAGCGTGCCCCGATTCGGGCGAGGAATCGGGCTTTTTGCCGGGTGCTCAGTTCATCGGTAAATCGTCCCCGCACCGATTCCAGCCAGCGAACCGGGCGCGTGGTGTATTGCGTTCGCACACGAATCAGAATTGGCCCCGGGCACGCCAGCGCATGCCGCACCTGGGCATCCAAATTCCCCGGCTGATGGATCTCCAGATAGCCAATGCCCAACCCGCGAGCCAAGCTGCAATAATCCATTTTCGCCAACACCGTCGCGGTCGTGCGACCATACGCCGGTTGTTGCAGCAACTGCATGTAGTGATAGGTGTGATCGTCCAGCACGAAGAATTTCACTGGGATCTGTTCGCGGGCCGCTGTCGATAACTCCAACGCAGACATCAGGAAACAGCCATCCCCGGTCAGCGTCGCCACCACTCGCCCCGGACAGGCCACCGCCCCGCCAATCGCCGCAGGAATGCTCCACCCCATCGCTTGATTATCGGTCGGATTGAAGTACGTTCGCGGCAGACAAGTGGTGTACGCCTCCGCTGCGGTATGTTCGGAAACGGTGACATCCACGTAGAATAATCCATTCGCCGGAATCGCCCGCCGCAGCGCCAGAATCAGCGCCGTCGGCTCCACTCCGGAATCGGTCCGCAGATCGCGCGCATGCTCGGCGGCATCGTCGGCCTTCAGCGTGGCAATCCGATTGAGCAGCCGTTCATCGGTCGGCCGACGGATCATCTCGCCACAACCCAGCAGTCGTTGCAAGAAGACATTCGCATCCGCATGCACCTTGACATCCGTTTGCAACACCTGCCCCAAATTGCAGGCATTGGCATCGACATGGATCACCGTTTTCGGCTGCGGATTGGAATAAAAGCCCGTCGAAACTTCGGAGAATTTCACACCGATGGCCAAAAGCGTGTCCACCCCGCTCCGAAACGGATGCAGCGGCTCGCCGGCAAAAATCTTCTCAGCGGTGCGCGTCGCATGCGCACCATAACCCCAGCCGACGGCAAGCCGATGCGTCTCGGGAATGCACCCCTTGCCGGAAACACTCGTTGCTACGGGCGCTTGCAACAGCTCCGCCACACAAGCGAGCGTCGGCCCACTATCCATGCAGCCCAGCCCCGCGTAGATTCCCACCCGACGGCGCGGATCGCGCAGAATCGCCAGCGCGGCCTGAAAATTCGCCTCATCCCACGGAACCGGCTGCGGGCCTCGTGGCGGCGAATGCACCCCGGCTTTCTCGATGAACAGCGTCCAGGGGATCACCACCGCCACCGGCCCCGGCTCACCGCATTTCGCCTGAGCGAATGCCGTGCGGATGGCATCGGGAATCTGCTCCACACTTTCGACCAGATAGACGGCCTTGGTCACCGGCTTGAGCAGCGCAACCTGATCCAGCGCATGCACTTGGAACGGCCGATATTTCTCGCCACGGGCAATATCGCCGACAATCGCCACCAGCGGAATGCTATCTAGCAGCGCCTCGCCCAGGCCGGTCATCGCGTTGGTGACTCCGGGGCCGGGCACCACGCACAGCACGCCGGGCTGCCCCGAAGCGCGAGCATATCCATCGGCCATGCACGAGGCGGAAAATTCATGGGTGACCAGAAGATAGTCCAACCCACGCTGTTTGAAGGTATCCCAGAGTTCGTTTTCTTGGGCACCGGGGATGCCGAACACGCAGCGTACCCCTTCGGATCGCAACGTATCGACCACCGCCATGGCTCCGGTGAGTGAGCCGGTGACGGTGCCATCGGCACGCAAGCCGTGGATTTCTGCGGAGGCCGATTGCGTGGTGCTGACAGCGGCCGCGCCGGTCAGCAGGGCCGTGGATTGGATCCAATCGCGTCGATTCAAGCGGAATTCCATGGCGATCCCTCGCAACTAGCCGACAATCCTGGTCTGTCGGGTTGCATCGACTGGGACCGTTGCTGGAAATCACACTGTCGGCGGCGAAGCGGGGGGATTGCTCGGCAGCGCACCGGCAGGGTCGGCGGTATCCGCGCAGTTTCTCGAATCCGGCGACTTCGGCGACGATTCCCGGCCATTGGCACGCATGCCCAATTCCACCCGCGGCGGAAACGCACAGGGAATCTCCGCATCCGGGCTGGAATCGACCAACGGAATGCTGGTCGTCGGTTCGGCCAACACTTCCGCAAGAGTTGTCTTTGCGAACGAATCTTCGACCATCGCCAACGCATTGTCCAACCGCGCATGCAACGGGCACAATTTCACGCCATGCGATTTCAGCCCCAGCGGGCAGGTGCGGATTCGGCGGATGGGATCGACCGCTTGCACCACTTCCAGAATCGATAATTCTGCCGGATCGCGATGCAGACAGACGCCGCCCCCCACGCCCCGCTGCGATTTCAGAACCCCCGCCCGAGTCAGGCTTTGCAGCACTTTCGCCAAATATGCGGGGGGCACCTTCGTGGCGGTGGCCACATCTTCGGTGGTCGCCGGCTTCCCCGGTTGGCCCGCCAAGTACGCCACCGCACGCAATGCATATTCGACGGTCTGCGAGAACATTCGGACCCTTTCCAAAAATTGTCGAGATTTCCTTGACAGTCATTGTAGTCGAGATAGGATACAGAAGCAAATCGGACAAACAGATCCGATTATCGACAATCACTCTCCGGGGGCACCCGCCATGCAACACATTGATGAAGCACGTCTGGAAACGGATCTGGCGTATCGCTTTGAGTATCTGGCGACGTTCATGAATTTCACGGCGGCCGATATCGCCGTCATTCACGCCTCGGCTCCGCTGTTGGCCCCGCTGGTGCCCTCGCTGGTGGATGCGGTGTATGCCAAGTTGCAGCAACAAGATGCGACCTGGCGGCACTTTGTGCCTCGGCAGTTTGGCTATGATGGTGCCTTGCCGCAGAGCGTGGATACGCTGTCGATGGATGATCCGCAAATTCAATTCCGCAAGGAACATTTGGGCCGCTATCTCGCCGCCCTGGTCACACGCCCGTATGACGGCAAGATGGTGCAGTATCTCGACATGGTCGGCAAGATTCACACGAACAAGGCCGGCTCCAAGGAACTGCAAATTCCGCTGGTGCAAATGAATGCGCTCATGGGATTTGTGGCCGATGCCTTCATTGCCACCATCATCGGATTGAAGCTCGACCGCACCACCGAAGTGGCCGCCCTCCGAGCGTTCAGCAAACTGCTGTGGCTGCAAAACGATCTGATCGTCCGCCACTATGCCGCCGCGGCGGAAGAATTGGCGGCTGTCTAAGTCGGCATCCCGACTTCCATGCCGATTTCAATGACACAGCCCCGATTTGGCACCAACTTCATCAGCCGAAGTCAGCGCAGAATCGGGGCAGCGATCATAAGCATTGGCCGTTCGGGAACGTTCGTCTGCCGCTAACTGGTCGCTGGGGCAGTTCCCGGCTGCCGAGGTGGATTGGTCCAGCCCAACGTCTCACGCACCACTTCCGGCTGCAAGTATGAGAGCAGCAACGTCATCATCAGCATGCAAAACACGGTCAGCCCCATGAAGATGGCAATGCTGAAGTGCAGCAGCAACCCGCCAATGACGACATACGGCCGCGCTTTGGTCCACACCAAGCAGACCAACGCCAATTCCAGCGCGAAGGTGAACACAATCCCCGACGCCGAGAAGAGTTCCGTCGCAAAGCGACTGCTGGCGAGTGCATCAACCGCCGTGCGATACCCCAACACGGGGAACGGCGAGAATTCCGGATTCACCAGCGTTCGCCACAATGCCGTGTGATTCCACCAGGCATCCCCCTTCAGCTTCGACATCCCCGAGGCGGTGTAGATGAAGCAGAAGTGGATCTGGAACAACCGCGTGACGAAGCCGGCAAGCATCGATTTCGCCGGTGCGTGCAACAGAGCGACGGTCTCCGGGTCGGTCGCACTGCGTTTGCCAGCGGCGATCTCCGCACGAATCTTCCGCACTTCCCGCAGTCGATCCAACGACAACGCCGCCCCGCTTGGCCCAATGGTCAGATACACCATCAGAATGTTCAACATGGTATCCATGCCGAACAGCAGTTGTTGCGAGCGGTGGATCATGTTCAGCAGCACCAACCATGCCAGCACGCTGGTGATGCGGGTGTAATAGCCCACCGTGAACAGAGCAACCACCACGAACGAGAACACATGCACGGCGATCATCGCTGGCAGCGACTGCAAATGGAACCACGTCGACCAGACAGGCCGCCCCTGCACATAGGTTTGCGCCGGATCGAGATTCCAATAGTTGATGTAATCGATGATGCGATTTCGCTCGGCGGAATCCGCTGGCAATCGCAACAGGAGTTCGAGCGTTCGCGTGCGGAAATCCGGGGCCATTTCCACGAAGTACTGCACGATGTAGCTTCGGGCTTGCTTGTCGGCGGGGAGCAAGTCGAGGATCCGCTCGACGGCCTTCCGCATTTCCACCCGCTTTTCTTTGGGCAGAATCGTGATGAACGGCGGCACCTCGGTCGAGGGATTTTCCGGGGTATGCGGCACGGTCAGAATCAGATCCAAACGAGCCGCCCGATCCTCATCATCCACCGGCATCAGATCCAAAAAGCTCAGCCCGGCTCGCATGGCATCGGAATCATTGGGAACCAGCCGGGCCAGATACTCCAACGCCTGTTCGCGTTGGGTTTGCTCACTCGGCAATTTCCGCAAGAACTCCACCACCGCATCCCGGCGATGCTGGGCATCCGGCAAGCGGATATTCGGGAGCGTCGGCTCCCAACTCCAACGATTGTAAATGTAACCAATTTCCTTGCGTTCCTTATTGATCGCCTCATGCGACCACCACGCATTCGGGCCGTAGCCTTCCGTGAGGTCAAACGACATGGCGAACAACAGATACAGGAATAATGCGCCGCTGCACAGACGCATCAATCCGAGCATGGTCGGATCTTTGGGGGTAAACCAAAACCGCAGCCACGCATTGGGCAATGGCGTTGGTTGCGAAGCGCTGGCCATTATTTGTACCCTCCATGGTCCGAACCGGCATGCTTGGTCACATAGTCTTCCACCACGATTTCCGTCCCCGGCGGAACGATTCCATCCGGCGGCACCGAGCCGAGTTTGGGCCGCGCCAGAATGGGCACCGTCCAGAACAGCATCGGATCGCGCGAATCCACCAGCCGCCCCGTGGCATCGTATTCGCCCTGGAAGTACGGCAGATAGGTCATGGGATCATACGGCCCGGCACCCTTGGCATATTCCGAAGGATCGGGGATGCGGTGCAACACGCGGTAGATTTTCACCGAGATTGGCTTCAGACCATCCGGATGCGGCAAGCTCATCAAATGCTTGGCATACGATGGGAGCAATTGACGCTGAATTTCCGGCGTGGGTGGCCGATATTGCAGCGCAGTCGGAAGAATCGGGTGGAACGGGATATCCGCTCGCAATTGCCGACGCCGCTGCACGTCATTATCTTCAAACGTCAATACCGTTGGCACTTCTTGCATCAGGTTGGGCGCCTCGGTCAGCGCCAAGCGGCGGTAGTACCCCACCCCCAGCGGATCGCGGAAATCTTCCGGTCGACGCGGAATTTTCACCCACCGAAACCGTTTGGATTCATCCGGGGTGTCGTATTTGATGCACGACCAAAGTTGATTCGCAGGCCCGGGTTCCGGCGAATAGAAGTGATAGGCGTTGTTCAGATACATCGATTGCAAATACGGGCGATAGAACTTCACCCAAATCTGTTGCGAGAGAAACGGTTGCGGCGGCGGCGAGGTGACCGCGACGAGAATTCCGCCAAAGTGAACGACCGCCAGCAGGCTGACCACCACCAGCCGAGTCATCGGCGGCAACACCGCAATGAACGCGCCCACCGCATACGCGATTGCCACGATCGACGCCAGAATCCGCAGGCTATCCCAGGAATCCGAGACGGCACCGCGTGCCAAAAGTGCAGCCACCACGCCCGACGCCCAGGCCAAGGGGTTGCGATATTCCGTGGTCAGGCCAACGCCGTGGATTACCACACCGATTGTCGCCAAGAGCAGCAGTCCGCTGTCGGCAACGCTTGTTCCGGTTGGCAGGATCCAGGCCAACCCGCTCGCCACCGCAGACACGATCAATCCCACCATCAACCAACCATTGCGGGGGATTTCCAACAGGCGGGGCGAGTGGTGCCCTGTTGGAGTGATCCGTTGAGGTTGCGAATCCGTCGCCATGTCTCCTCCTTCCCCATCGGCGGGCGAATCGAATGCCAACGCGCCGCGCTGGGAGTCTGTTTCTACATACTCGATCGACCGACAAGCGTTGGCGGCTTCCTTTCTTTTCTGGGAAGCGGCCTCCCAGCCACAAGAATTCTCGCGTCTGGACGGTAAACCCGGACAATTCTCTCCGATTTCAGATGATTCCAGATGTGGACTATCACAAACTAACCCCGACGCACATTTTTCGCAGATCGCCCGGTTTACTCTTGACGAAGAAATTGCCTATCTTTACTATTGTCCTCACTCAGCGAGAATTACCCTAACCATCCCGCATCC
This DNA window, taken from Tuwongella immobilis, encodes the following:
- a CDS encoding ADP-ribosylglycohydrolase family protein; this encodes MSVPDSHASPIPPTASVAVTGAILGTAVGDALGLPYEGISWQRAAKLLGPPDRHRFWFGRGMTSDDTEHTCMVVQAYLQSGGNLDAFERNFARRLRFWLLALPAGIGKATLQAILKLWLGWKPGRNGVFSAGNGPAMRAAVIGAMIPDPIQRQAVVARSSRLTHTDPLAEIAAQAVALAAAMSAAGTVSPNGDSPQLPSGEAFLAELRRMAVDPAAWKFLPTIEHAVQSAAAGESAPTFAESLGCARGVSGYVLHTVPVVIQVWLRFPRDFAQAIPEIIRCGGDADTTAAILGGIIGAGVGVDGIPESWRSGLMEWPRSVQWMQRLGRTSAPPVPEVALAAVLLRNLGFLGIVLLHILRRMLPPYR
- the sucD gene encoding succinate--CoA ligase subunit alpha, whose translation is MSILVDKNTKVICQGMGKAGTFHSIQCRDYGTQIVGGVTPGKGGTMKDGFHLFNSVADAVRETGANASMVFVPPPAAAAAIIEAADAGISLIIAITEGIPVLDMAKVKRYLQTKPGVRLVGPNCPGVITPGQCKIGIMPGYIHKPGPIGLISRSGTLTYEAVFQLSSLGLGQSTCVGIGGDPINGTNQIDCLKMFQDDPNTEAILMIGEIGGSAEERAAEYVAQHVTKPVAAFIAGVTAPPGRRMGHAGAIVEGSSGSAKDKIEALKKAGIEVAETPADLGVAVQRAIAKRK
- the sucC gene encoding ADP-forming succinate--CoA ligase subunit beta, yielding MKIHEYQAKELFAAAGAAVPKGIVVHSVEEALKAFDDMGGKPVVLKAQIHAGGRGKGTFLGAPEGSGGGVKYTTDREKIAPTVERFLKYPLQTIQTGPEGQKVSTILVQQAADIAKEYYLAMVLDRTVGGPVLMASTEGGMDIEEVAHKTPEKILKLVIDVETGLPEAEARKIAEQLGFTGTQIDQAVTTMKALTKVFMEKDCSLAEINPLAVTPTGEILVLDAKVNFDDNALFRHSDVAAMRDITEENPAELRAAKSGLSFIQLDGNIGCLVNGAGLAMGTMDIIKYHGGDPANFLDVGGGANKDQVTEAFRILLGDPNVKAVLVNIFGGIMQCDTIAEAILAAFKEVGFHVPLVVRLQGTNVEKGRKILADSGLNIATAEGLTEAAQKVVAAAKGA
- a CDS encoding thiamine pyrophosphate-binding protein, whose translation is MEFRLNRRDWIQSTALLTGAAAVSTTQSASAEIHGLRADGTVTGSLTGAMAVVDTLRSEGVRCVFGIPGAQENELWDTFKQRGLDYLLVTHEFSASCMADGYARASGQPGVLCVVPGPGVTNAMTGLGEALLDSIPLVAIVGDIARGEKYRPFQVHALDQVALLKPVTKAVYLVESVEQIPDAIRTAFAQAKCGEPGPVAVVIPWTLFIEKAGVHSPPRGPQPVPWDEANFQAALAILRDPRRRVGIYAGLGCMDSGPTLACVAELLQAPVATSVSGKGCIPETHRLAVGWGYGAHATRTAEKIFAGEPLHPFRSGVDTLLAIGVKFSEVSTGFYSNPQPKTVIHVDANACNLGQVLQTDVKVHADANVFLQRLLGCGEMIRRPTDERLLNRIATLKADDAAEHARDLRTDSGVEPTALILALRRAIPANGLFYVDVTVSEHTAAEAYTTCLPRTYFNPTDNQAMGWSIPAAIGGAVACPGRVVATLTGDGCFLMSALELSTAAREQIPVKFFVLDDHTYHYMQLLQQPAYGRTTATVLAKMDYCSLARGLGIGYLEIHQPGNLDAQVRHALACPGPILIRVRTQYTTRPVRWLESVRGRFTDELSTRQKARFLARIGARSLHLRDRSD
- a CDS encoding RrF2 family transcriptional regulator, coding for MFSQTVEYALRAVAYLAGQPGKPATTEDVATATKVPPAYLAKVLQSLTRAGVLKSQRGVGGGVCLHRDPAELSILEVVQAVDPIRRIRTCPLGLKSHGVKLCPLHARLDNALAMVEDSFAKTTLAEVLAEPTTSIPLVDSSPDAEIPCAFPPRVELGMRANGRESSPKSPDSRNCADTADPAGALPSNPPASPPTV
- a CDS encoding protoglobin family protein, producing the protein MQHIDEARLETDLAYRFEYLATFMNFTAADIAVIHASAPLLAPLVPSLVDAVYAKLQQQDATWRHFVPRQFGYDGALPQSVDTLSMDDPQIQFRKEHLGRYLAALVTRPYDGKMVQYLDMVGKIHTNKAGSKELQIPLVQMNALMGFVADAFIATIIGLKLDRTTEVAALRAFSKLLWLQNDLIVRHYAAAAEELAAV
- a CDS encoding HTTM domain-containing protein, with the protein product MASASQPTPLPNAWLRFWFTPKDPTMLGLMRLCSGALFLYLLFAMSFDLTEGYGPNAWWSHEAINKERKEIGYIYNRWSWEPTLPNIRLPDAQHRRDAVVEFLRKLPSEQTQREQALEYLARLVPNDSDAMRAGLSFLDLMPVDDEDRAARLDLILTVPHTPENPSTEVPPFITILPKEKRVEMRKAVERILDLLPADKQARSYIVQYFVEMAPDFRTRTLELLLRLPADSAERNRIIDYINYWNLDPAQTYVQGRPVWSTWFHLQSLPAMIAVHVFSFVVVALFTVGYYTRITSVLAWLVLLNMIHRSQQLLFGMDTMLNILMVYLTIGPSGAALSLDRLREVRKIRAEIAAGKRSATDPETVALLHAPAKSMLAGFVTRLFQIHFCFIYTASGMSKLKGDAWWNHTALWRTLVNPEFSPFPVLGYRTAVDALASSRFATELFSASGIVFTFALELALVCLVWTKARPYVVIGGLLLHFSIAIFMGLTVFCMLMMTLLLSYLQPEVVRETLGWTNPPRQPGTAPATS